The DNA sequence aaagaaaaaaaaaatctctaacgaTTGGTTTGGCTCTAGAGGAAATAATAGTGTAGTAATTGTATTTGCTGATGCTTTTTTAGATGTGCCGCCGAGAATTGCATGTCCCGACACTGGAGTCACTATCCAGACCTACCAGGTGTCTAATGTTGATATGGTAAGAAAGTATTAAAATCATTTAGTTGCTATTTAcataattttgttgttgttttctgtacttgttttgatttttggtacTTTGGATGTAGAGAACCTACTCCAAATTTCGCTCTGAGTATGATGTGGCAGCAGAAGAGTGTATTGGTAATAAATTGGAATTAAGTTTTTGTTTTCGGATTACCTCTTATAAAACTGAATTTATTCATACTCACACCAAGTTTATTCATAGTTTCACACTATTTGCTTATTTATACTGTCATACATTTCTAGGGGCTGGCGCATTCGGCGTTGTCGTTCGATGCAAGAACCTGATAGACAACCAAACCTATGCCATAAAGAAAATATTAATTGGTAACAGGGGCAATATTGATGAATATGGCAACTATAGAGACCTATTAAGGTAGCAAGGTTAAGCTACAATTTTAGTTACTTTGTCATTCTGTGTGTTTTGTATATATAAATCATCCAAGTACATACTTGAGTGCAGGGAGTCTATCATTTTAGCCACATTTGATCATCCTGCTGTTGTTCGGTATCACTCGGTAATTTGCAACATTTGACCCTTTCGTATTTTGTCTTTTGTATTTTGAGTTCTTGATTTATATATGAAGACTAACATCTAGTAGCAATTTCTGATGATCATTTGCAGTAGTTTGAAGTTTATAAATAAGGTTTGTCAGTATCGTTATGGTAGCATTAGCATGTTTTCATCTCCTAAGGTCAACCAACTAGTTCTAGTTTTCTATGCCCAATAAACTTCCAGTAAAATCAGAGAAGACGATGTTTTATATAGAGTTATTTAAGCTAAATGTACATTTATGTCATTCGGATTTTATTTGCAAAGAGCTTTGGGTTTGGACTATAATATCCTCGACTTCCTGAATGTGATTCATCTACGGGGGGAAAAGGTTCAGTTTAACAAGTAATGAATGAATAGGTTGATCTAGATAAATTACAAGTCCCACGCAGGTTTTAATCTAGGTTGATCTAGATaagtgtttgagcccaaaagtaattttggcaagatcttttagtggatttagcacagcgggccgatatcggcggcccaaaaataagcctacttgggtttgggttacagcttcgcccattccgtaatccataaggaaaacgaaaccttattggaatcaagtagcagagattgaatagggaacttcaatcaataatccttctgcagcaaggaacagtcgaagaccTAGGTATAAGTACTAGGATTCGAGGACATAACAaagacctctctcgaatcaactaatcccagcgattacaaagtctccccggagcaaaccttcaacctagttgaaacccggtgaccgcacGCCAGttctagtctcctcgcgagccgactgtcagcatcaccagatcaacccggcgaccgtgcttccagtcctagtctcctcgcgagccaactgctagtactactgccaccgatacaaccagcgaagcaagggtaacgccctcgcaacccagcgaagctaaagtcacgctttagcaaaacccgtgctttctccaaacttcccagtgattgctctactTAGTCTACGATACTAAGTATTAATTCGGTGAcgtgaagagatcacacccaaagtccttatccgtaaggcaagaagtcctttcccagaaggctagagaagaaccctgtgacgaggttggtgctctcctcgtccacagcgcttgaagaagaagtcaggtcaagggactaccccgacgactgcaccccacggtgctggcacgcctgcgcaaacacgctcaaaagagacagtttgcacccctaCAGGATTTACGCGTCAAACATTTTAGCACGCCTAGTGGGACCTGTAATAGTGTCTCTTCGTGAACGCAGCCATTGGGAAGTcgagcgaaaacccttaccaaaaggtttacgctaactgctcaagacacaagacctccagttGCAGACCGCACTCTCGCatggactgtcgtggtctttctgaagaacaagtaatTCAACGATTCTCTCATCCTGCTCAATCATCCGACATGTCTACTGAACAGGAAGAGAATCACCTGGCCACTACTGAGAGCCAGAATGTTACTGCTCAACAAGCCGGCGCTGCCGTCAATGTTGTCACTACCGCTGTTCCTAATACAGTGAAAAGTGGAGGAAGAGAGGCTTTTGTcgcgaagcctattccagaaggAGCGACCTCGGAGGTGaggttcgcgatcatcatggagaacatTGAAAATCACCGCAAGAAGATACTCgctgattttgaaagggaaCAAGCGAAGACTAACCAGCGCATGCTCGAGTTAAACAAACGCATCACCCAACATGCAGAAGATACCCAACAACAGATCGCACAATCAGAAAGTGCAGTAAGGGCTCATGTCACGGGTGTCGCTAGTGAGCATAGTCAGCACCAAAAAGAGATCCTGGCGGCCATCGCGGGCCAAACTCAGCAGACTGCATCAGATAtggcaggtcttcgcaaggaCGGCGCTAGCCTCGCAACCGAGGTGGCCATGCAGAGAGCCGAGCTGAACCAAGCAAGAGAAGTGCTGAACAAGGCTTTAGGGGACCCTAATGCTCTCCTCGGTTCTCTTGGCCAGCCATCTGGCTCTAGCAAGTACGTACCGCCTAATCAGCGAGAGAAAGCTAGCAGCAGCACCGCTACACAGGCCGCAACCGTTGGCACTACGCCACAGAAAGGCAAAGAGCAAGCTCTGGTTATCAGTGGCAGCAAAGAAAAGGTCACCTCGGCAGACGGACAGACCACCAGACAGAAGCATCCAACGTCGAGGGTTATTGGAACCGCATCTGGTTCTACCACTTTTATCCAATATGATAGCGATGGGGCAGAAAATGTGTATCAGGAGCTACCAGGAAGCTATTATGGTATCGACCAGACGGGCAACCCGGTTAAGATAACAGCCTTGGCAAAAGAAATGCCCATCCCAGCAGTAACTCTTCAGCCACCAGCTACAACCCACGTGGTACATGTAGGAGAAGGAGTAGGGGCTTTAAACCAGGCACTACCCTTACAGGCTGCCTGCTATACTATGGCAACACCTCCTCCTCCACCCCCGGGTCCGGAGTATGTGAGACGCGACgaagtagaggagatgatcagggtGGCTAATCCTAGGACCCAGGTGGATGGGGTCTACGAGGGACCTTTCCCTCCGCATGTGATGCTCGCGCCCTTTCTCAggggttataaaaatatcatattttctactttttcaggagaaGATACAGAGAACGCGGCAACACATCTagccaggtttagggtacaatgcggccagtaccagaacgatgacatcctcaaatgcaggatctttggtaCTTCTCTCTCAGGAGCTGCCTTTAGGTGGTTTTCCAAACTTCGGCCAGGGACCGTCGCAGATTGGCCTGCATGGAAAAGCTGTTCCGAGAAACCTTTGGAGCCATTGAGCCTGAGgttgacttggcttctctcactcagatggcccaacagcctacagaGTCTGATGTGGCCTATCTTCAGCGcttccaaattcagaaagccaagctgaatGTCATCTGCCCGAGAAGGAGTTAGTCAAGCTGGCGGTCAAGGGCTTGGAACCTCGCCAACGGAAAAAGCAACATGGCAGTATGATCCAAtcaatgggagaactcatcacagaggtaGGCAGCTTTGAACATTTCCTCAGAGAAACAGACGCCAGGAAGAATGCGTCTAAAAGGACATATGTGCCAGGAAAGCATAGCACCGTAgtggccctgagctaccagccagctacctatgacccttactaccatcaCCACACTGAGGAAGTGGTTCAAGAtgacgatgaggaagaggaaagtgatgtCACTGCTTACGAGCTGACCGGGAGGAAGAATCCAGCCCTGAAGCAGCTGAAAATATCCAAAGAACCTGTCAAATTCAAATccatggccttcaccaaacctgagttcgcgacatatacttacgatgccaataaggcacatgagattttggatgagatgatcgccgcgaagatggtgaagaccgatTTTGGGCCTTTTCCTAGACCGGACCAactgaaagggaagaagtactgcaaattccataACTTGTGGAACCACAATACTGCAGACTGTGTGAAACTCAAAGACCAGATccaggtatggctcaataatggtagtttgcaggtggaagctccagtaCAGGTGACAACGCTTGTAGATTTGAACCCTTTTCCTGACACCGGGATCAATATGGTCTATGTGGACTGGTCCAGACAGTCAcagaggaaaccaaccttgGATTTAAATACCAAGGGGCGCGAAGGAAAGTCTACGGAGGATGAGATCCCTGCACAGCAGACAGCTAAATCAGTGGGGAAAGCCTCACCAGTGATCCTATGCTCAcgatgcaaagaagagtgtggcatccaagtgtcacatgaagaggtcgagcagacatttcgctTTGGTTCTCTCCAGCCCATTAAGTGGGCCTCGCCATCATGGAACTATCAGCCTTCTAGCCCAAGAGACAAGGAGAGCGCGGAGTCGCCACCATCCCCCAAGGACTCCAACTTCTTTAGGAAATTGAAAGCAACGGCGGTTGATCATAAACAAGCGGAGAAGGCCGCGAACGAAAGAAATGGCGTTCTAACCAAACCCTACATCCCACCTACTTCAGCtgccaccatcaaggaaggaaagtgGTACACTAGGGAAAAAgggaaggcagtggaaataAGCTCTTCCAGGAAAAGGAAACTGCAACGCATGTTCGGGGAAGTCAAGCGCGCTCTAGAGGCTCTagatcagggcctgatcaagccttcgcaaTTAGTCAAATCGCCGGAGCAGTATCAGAAGGAAATGGAGGCACTCGCTGCCAAGCCATTAGTGGCTCCCCGCAGCCTCCAGAAACAAGCAACAGGGGCAGATAAGCCtagtgttttttgcaggatcactgAAGAAAGGATATTTCTGCCAACTAGAACTGCAACTTCACCGGCAAGGCGACCTCATGTTAGGCGCAGGTTATTTCGCGAAGAACCAGAAGCTAAACCTTCGGTTTTcaagagactggggggcaaggaacATACTACCGAAACCTTACAGTAGAGGCCAAAAAGGGTCCAGAGTGTAGTGGTCGCCTCCCCCAAGGTCAGCGCAGAAGGGGAACCGAAGCCAGGCTCACCCAAACAGACACCTGTGGTACTGGAACGCGAGCAGTGTGAGGTCAAAGGCCTTACAGAGGAGTCGTTGGTGGATCAGTTGGCTAAGTAGTTCAACATTGACACCCCTTCCAAAGAGCCCAAGCTTACTCTAGACGATGATATGAAGGAGACCGACGTGGCTGATACGTCTTGCAATATGGTTTACGTGCTTCCCGTGCGGTATGCACTGCCAGTCGCCACTCAGGAATGCGTCGAAACTGGGGAAAACAGTGTGCAACCCTTGCAGATCACATCAGCGGTCATGACACCTGTGGAAAAAGCGGCTTCGCTTGAGACGGAGGATGCTCATAGcaaagaattcttcatgagctttacCAAGCCAACACCTGCGATGGTCTA is a window from the Rosa chinensis cultivar Old Blush chromosome 2, RchiOBHm-V2, whole genome shotgun sequence genome containing:
- the LOC121051622 gene encoding eukaryotic translation initiation factor 2-alpha kinase 3-like produces the protein MEVANPIPIPYVPPRIACPDTGVTIQTYQVSNVDMRTYSKFRSEYDVAAEECIGAGAFGVVVRCKNLIDNQTYAIKKILIGNRGNIDEYGNYRDLLR